A DNA window from Canis lupus familiaris isolate Mischka breed German Shepherd chromosome 10, alternate assembly UU_Cfam_GSD_1.0, whole genome shotgun sequence contains the following coding sequences:
- the ORMDL2 gene encoding ORM1-like protein 2 isoform X1, which produces MIRGRRKSRNSKDAAKPYGEVGNSGRRSGQDQRHKRKELRREPGSEVEKPARRTRSKRRKPAGRTQSPERLRQPLPASRYLQLMELHRLRRHLAAPPGRHPRPRPPLPGAPAWPPRATRTNRGGSYSRLTLPTPPISPERTSRSPGRRLPPALSEGGAGEGRALRGPNGGNGGQSRGPVANCQPMGGGSADRVPPIGGGRLGGGGGFLETAGVGADAAPRVGPAGEAAGHGDERNDGKPPRK; this is translated from the exons ATGATACGAGGGCGAAGAAAGAGCCGAAATAGCAAAGATGCCGCAAAACCATACGGAGAAGTGGGAAATTCGGGAAGGCGTAGTGGGCAAGACCAGAGgcacaaaagaaaagaactacGGCGGGAGCCAGGAAGCGAAGTGGAAAAGCCGGCAAGGCGGACACGTAGTAAAAGGCGCAAGCCGGCCGGCAGAACGCAGTCCCCAGAACGCCTAAGGCAGCCTCTCCCCGCCTCACGGTACCTTCAGCTTATGGAGCTCCACCGTCTCCGCCGCCATCTTGCCGCCCCTCCAGGCCGCCACCCCCGCCCGCGGCCTCCGCTTCCCGGAGCTCCCGCCTGGCCGCCGCGAGCCACGCGGACCAATCGCGGTGGCTCTTACTCCCGCCTCACACTACCAACCCCTCCCATTAGTCCAGAGCGGACGTCGCGCTCGCCGGGCCGGCGGCTTCCCCCGGCTCTCTCCgaaggcggggcgggggaggggcgggccctGCGCGGTCCGAACGGCGGAAACGGCGGCCAATCGCGCGGCCCCGTCGCAAACTGCCAGCCAATGGGTGGCGGCAGCGCTGACCGCGTTCCACCAATAGGGGGAGGGCGGCTGGGCGGGGGCGGTGGCTTCCTGGAGACCGCAGGTGTGGGAGCGGACGCCGCGCCTCGAGTGGGACCCGCTGGGGAAGCCGCAG GCCACGGGGATGAGAGAAACGACGGCAAGCCCCCAAGGAAG TGA
- the ORMDL2 gene encoding ORM1-like protein 2 isoform X2 yields MNVGVAHSEVNPNTRVMNSRGIWLAYIILVGLLHVVLLSIPFFSIPVVWTLTNVIHNLAMYVFLHTVKGTPFETPDQGKARLLTHWEQMDYGLQFTSSRKFLSISPIVLYLLASFYTKYDAAHFIINTASLLSVLLPKLPQFHGVRLFGINKY; encoded by the exons ATGAATGTGGGGGTGGCACACAGCGAAGTAAACCCCAACACTCGCGTGATGAATAGCCGGGGCATCTGGCTGGCCTACATCATCTTGGTAGGACTGCTGCATGTGGTTCTACTCAGCATCCCCTTCTTCAGCATACCTGTTGTCTGGACCCTGACCAACGTCATCCATAACTTG GCTATGTATGTCTTCTTACATACAGTGAAAGGGACACCCTTTGAGACCCCTGACCAAGGGAAGGCTCGGCTACTGACACACTGGGAACAGATGGACTACGGGCTCCAATTTACCTCCTCCCGCAAATTCCTCAGCATCTCTCCTATTGTACT CTACCTCCTGGCCAGCTTCTACACCAAGTATGATGCTGCTCACTTCATCATCAACACAGCCTCATTGCTTAGCGTACTGCTGCCTAAGTTACCCCAATTCCATGGGGTTCGTCTCTTTGGCATCAACAAATACTGA